In the genome of Manis javanica isolate MJ-LG chromosome 17, MJ_LKY, whole genome shotgun sequence, one region contains:
- the LOC108390483 gene encoding uncharacterized protein codes for MRSCVEPSEGVGVRKAKRNSIPRCRRWLSDHHQCPRSPEAADQLTGVEEMQELFMARGSPGVTATRTLPEAYSLQRLLTSWSHATSCSPGLSTATGWDGLGAMSGSPSMCPASSMAASLQPTWMAKSSTTWSRRSTWGPRWQSWKNHGRCSWLQRQEEQALCLQQIEVFLTPMLELRLVSPASVPEEPEDVPRVASALVPGPELEPPGPLDPRPVTSAGMALHLAEPQPGPNTTRPHATSTWDIPGVVSGPELEPPGPSGPEPVKPSRMTLCLAEPQQDPDPTRPCATSIWDIPGVVSAPVPGPKLEPHEPSGPGPVTPAGMAPGLAEPEPTSPSAISTQDVPREEKPTILAFPPSLVAEQLTLMYTALFTRLTYSDCKAYFLNQPHMRGIEHLAPTIHKECLALKNFASLHAILLALKSCTVHHLESTWGHVSWKRFRMYKKLKRKDKCINRKWLLKEADSMVQQQLWDAWGTEDRKKQGRVPFLGMFLDDLLLDKLPEHNEDADRMKERKVNGCSILPGKITAVLREIVMHRTLAFDYNLEPKEHFMSFLQAVEPLDEEESYTVLPAGAPRPEGQQKGTVMVLHVPQCLNLLARASCCHRPAALLVSWLRAGGELPLQAGSTWCPRTLVCLLFLFLPLHLLSLCWADALVPHRWADSGSSPGCCCILRGLYVAAANLATFMLCPPLCSWPAGQM; via the exons atgcggtcttgtgtagagccttctgaaggcgtgggagtcaggAAAGCCAAGAGGAACAGTATCCCTCGCTGTCGGCGCTGGCTCAGTGACCACCACCAGTgcccgaggagccccgag GCCGCTGACCAGCTGACAGGTGTGGAGGAGATGCAAGAACTGTTCATGGCAAGAGGGTCTCCAGGTGTCACCGCAACCAGAACACTTCCGGAGGCCTACTCCCTGCAGAGGTTGCTGACCAGCTGGTCACATGCTACCAGCTGCTCCCCTG GCCTTTCCACAGCCACTGGATGGGATGGGCTAGGCGCTATGTCTGGGAGCCCAAGCATGTGCCCAGCGTCCTCCATGGCAGCCAGCCTTCAACCAACCTGGAtggccaagtcctccaccacttggtccaggaggagcacctggggcccacggtggcagagctggaag AACCATGGCAGatgcagctggctccagagacagGAAGAGCAGGCTCTGTGTCTACAGCAAATTGAGGTGTTCCTTACACCTATGCTGGAGCTACGGctggtgtcacctgcttcagtccctgaagAGCCAGAGGATGTCCCAAGAGTGGCAtcagccctggtgccaggccccgagctggagcccccTGGGCCCTTGGACCCACGGCCTGTAACATCTGCAGGAATGGCACTGCACCTGGCAGAGCCACAGCCAGGCCCTAATACCACCAGGCCCCATGCCACAAGCacctgggacatcccaggagtggtctcaggccctgagctggagccccCTGGCCCCTCAGGCCCGGAGCCCGTGAAACCTTCAAGAATGACATTGTGTCTGGCAGAGCCACAGCAAGACCCAGATCCTACCAGGCCCTGTGCCACAAGCATCTGGGATatcccaggagtggtctcagCCCCAGTGCCAGGCCccaagctggagccccatgagccctcaggcccagggcctgtgacacctgcaggaatggcaccaggcctggcagagccagagcccaccagcccctctgCCATTAGCACCCAGGACGTGCCAAGGGAGGAGAAACCGACCATCCTGGCATTCCCCCCAAGCCTGGTGgctgagcagctgaccctgatgtatACG GCGCTGTTCACCAGACTGACATATTCTGATTGCAAGGCCTACTTCTTGAACCAGCCACATATGAGAGGCATTGAGCACCTGGCCCCCACCATCCACAAG gagtgtctggccCTCAAAAATTTTGCGTCCCTCCATGCTATTCTCTTGGCCCTGAAAAGCTGTACCGTACATCATCTGGAAAGCACCTGGGGACatgtttcctg gaAGAGATTCAGGATGTACAAAAAGCTCAAAAGGAAGGACAAGTGCATAAACAGGAAGTGGCTCCTCAAG GAGGCGGACTCCATGGTGCAGCAACAGCTGTGGGACGCCTGGGGAACCGAGGATAGGAAGAAGCAG GGCAGGGTCCCCTTCCTTGGAATGTTTCTTGATGACCTGCTCCTAGACAAACTCCCAGAGCATAATGAGGAT GctgacagaatgaaagaaagaaaggtcaaTGGCTGCAGCATCCTACCAGGAAAG atcACTGCCGTCCTACGTGAAATCGTAATGCACAGGACCTTGGCCTTCGACTATAACCTGGAGCCTAAGGAGCACTTCATGTCCTTTCTCCAGGCTGTGGAGCCCCTGGATGAGGAGGAGAG ctacaccgtcctgccagctggagcccccaggccagagggccAGCAGAAAGGGACTGTTATGGTTCTTCATGTGCCTCAATGTTTAAATTtactggccagggccag ctgctgtCATCGGCCCGcggccctgctggtgtcctggctgcgTGCGGGGGGAGAGCTTCCCCTTCAGGCAGGCAGCACCTGGTGCCCCAGGACCCTAGTCTGCctgctgttcctcttcctcccactgcaTCTCCTAAGCCTTTGCTGGGCAGATGCTCTGGTGCCTCATCGGTGGGCAGactcgggcagctccccaggctgctgctgcatCCTCAGGGGCCTGTATGTAGCCGCGGCCAACCTGGCCACCTTCATGCTGTGTCCTCCCCTCTGCTCGTGGCCCGCTGGACAGATGTGA